The Clostridium sporogenes genome contains a region encoding:
- a CDS encoding alanine/glycine:cation symporter family protein translates to MDFLNAVKGINNVLWNYVLIFLLCGTGVLFTVSLKFVQVSKFKESFKKAFGGMSLKGKKAGKDGMSSFQSLATAVAAQVGTGNLAGAATAIVSGGPGAIFWMWISAFLGMATIFGEAVLAQVFKEKVNDEVTGGPAYYISKGLKSKFLASFFSVSIILALGFIGNMVQANSIGAAFSKISNVPSLVIGIIVAILGLIVFIGGIGRIASVTEKMVPIMALFYIIGSIIILVSNYTNILPALKLIFVSAFNPKAAVGGVAGVTVKQAIRYGVARGLFSNEAGMGSTPHAHAVAKVKHPVEQGLVAIVGVFIDTFIVLTFTALVILATGVLDGKTTGIELTQNAFIQGLGSFGGYFIAIALFFFAFSTIIGWYFFGEANVKYLFKGKGLNVYRILVAIFIVVGTTLKVDLVWELADTFNALMVIPNVIALIALVKIVKDSLKDYNENFEVKDI, encoded by the coding sequence ATGGATTTTTTAAATGCTGTTAAAGGCATAAACAATGTATTATGGAATTATGTACTGATTTTTTTATTATGTGGAACAGGGGTTTTGTTTACTGTGTCTTTAAAATTTGTTCAAGTTTCTAAATTTAAAGAGTCTTTTAAAAAAGCCTTTGGAGGAATGAGTTTAAAAGGGAAAAAAGCGGGTAAAGATGGAATGAGTTCATTTCAATCTTTAGCCACAGCAGTAGCTGCTCAAGTAGGTACAGGAAATTTAGCAGGAGCAGCAACAGCTATAGTATCAGGGGGACCTGGAGCAATTTTCTGGATGTGGATTAGTGCATTTCTAGGAATGGCAACTATCTTTGGAGAAGCGGTTTTAGCACAAGTATTTAAGGAAAAAGTTAATGATGAAGTAACCGGTGGTCCAGCTTATTATATAAGTAAAGGACTAAAAAGTAAATTTTTAGCTAGTTTTTTTTCTGTAAGTATAATATTAGCATTAGGATTTATAGGTAATATGGTTCAGGCCAACTCCATTGGAGCAGCTTTTTCAAAAATTTCTAATGTGCCATCCCTGGTAATTGGAATAATAGTTGCAATCCTTGGATTAATTGTTTTTATAGGAGGAATAGGAAGAATAGCTTCTGTTACAGAAAAGATGGTTCCTATAATGGCTTTATTTTATATTATAGGAAGTATTATAATATTAGTTAGTAATTATACAAACATATTACCAGCTTTAAAATTAATATTTGTTTCTGCTTTCAATCCTAAGGCTGCTGTAGGTGGAGTAGCAGGGGTTACTGTGAAACAAGCTATAAGATATGGAGTGGCAAGAGGATTATTCTCCAATGAAGCAGGAATGGGATCAACACCACATGCCCATGCTGTAGCTAAAGTAAAACATCCAGTAGAACAAGGTTTAGTGGCTATAGTTGGAGTATTTATAGATACTTTTATAGTTCTTACATTTACAGCATTAGTAATACTTGCAACAGGGGTACTAGATGGTAAAACAACAGGAATAGAATTAACACAAAATGCATTTATTCAGGGATTGGGTAGTTTTGGTGGATATTTTATAGCTATTGCATTATTTTTCTTTGCTTTTTCAACAATAATTGGATGGTATTTCTTTGGAGAGGCTAATGTAAAATATCTTTTCAAAGGAAAGGGACTAAATGTATATAGAATTTTAGTAGCCATTTTTATAGTAGTAGGAACAACCTTAAAAGTAGATTTAGTTTGGGAACTTGCAGATACTTTCAATGCACTCATGGTAATCCCTAATGTAATAGCATTGATAGCTTTGGTTAAAATAGTAAAAGATTCATTAAAAGATTATAATGAAAATTTTGAAGTGAAAGATATATAA
- a CDS encoding GDSL-type esterase/lipase family protein: MKIICIGDSLTFGYGINRNYCWVTLLKNILEYEVINKGVNGDTTTGILTRSHEDIIKSKATHTIILAGTNDFLLGRSLENVEKNLNVIIKECIENNITPIIGIPMEIEIAMAQKIWTSDLDYLSVNNQLTEYRKYILNISKENDFKYIDFFSTIKEHKSKCETSELFVDGIHPTLLGHKIMFNKAYEIFK, translated from the coding sequence ATGAAAATAATATGTATTGGAGATAGTTTAACCTTTGGATATGGCATTAATAGGAACTATTGCTGGGTAACACTTTTAAAAAATATATTGGAATATGAAGTTATAAATAAAGGAGTAAATGGTGATACAACCACAGGTATTTTAACTAGATCCCATGAAGATATAATAAAAAGTAAAGCTACCCATACTATAATTTTAGCTGGAACAAATGACTTCCTATTAGGTCGTTCTTTAGAAAATGTAGAAAAAAATTTAAATGTAATAATTAAGGAATGTATAGAAAACAATATAACTCCTATTATAGGTATTCCCATGGAAATAGAAATAGCTATGGCACAAAAAATTTGGACATCTGATTTAGATTATTTGAGTGTAAACAATCAACTAACTGAATATAGAAAATATATTTTAAACATTTCTAAGGAAAATGATTTTAAATATATAGATTTTTTCTCAACTATTAAAGAACATAAATCAAAATGTGAAACTTCCGAACTATTTGTAGATGGAATTCACCCTACCCTATTAGGACATAAAATAATGTTTAATAAAGCCTATGAGATATTTAAATAA
- a CDS encoding NCS2 family permease gives MYMEKEKNYKEPNNKGFLDSFFKLSERGSNVKTEVIAGITTFITMAYIIFVNPSILMQAGMNSKGLVGEAAVKAGLSAINDPVVGAVFAATCISAGIGTLIMALYANVPFAQAPGMGLNAFFTFSVCLTLGYTWQQALAAVFISGLLFILITLTSIREKIVDALPKNLKLAISGGIGLFIALVGFKSGGIIVANPATLISFGDFTNPRTILTVIGICITAILMAKNTKGSILIGIIVTTLIGIPFGVTKVAGVSVISAPPSLAPTFLKLDLPGLLGFGGAGIIGALMSILTVVISFSLVDMFDTIGTLVGTAEKAGMLDENGKMEDLNKALLADAVATTAGALIGTSTVTTYVESTAGVSEGGRTGLTSFVTAIMFLLAMFFSGLVGIVPAEATAPALIIVGVLMMGAITKIDFNDFTEALPAFFTISIMPFSYSIANGIAAGIIFYPIVKVVTGKRKEVHPIVYILAILFIIRFTILPK, from the coding sequence ATGTATATGGAGAAGGAAAAAAATTATAAGGAACCTAATAATAAAGGTTTTTTGGACTCATTTTTTAAATTATCAGAGCGTGGTAGTAATGTGAAAACTGAGGTTATAGCAGGTATTACTACATTTATTACTATGGCATATATAATATTTGTTAATCCAAGCATATTAATGCAAGCAGGAATGAACTCTAAAGGTCTTGTAGGTGAAGCAGCTGTAAAGGCAGGTTTATCCGCTATAAATGATCCAGTGGTTGGAGCAGTATTTGCAGCCACTTGCATTTCAGCAGGTATAGGTACTTTAATAATGGCTCTTTATGCTAATGTACCTTTTGCACAAGCTCCAGGTATGGGGCTAAATGCCTTTTTTACTTTTAGTGTATGTTTAACCTTAGGATACACTTGGCAGCAAGCTTTGGCAGCAGTATTTATATCAGGATTGCTTTTTATACTTATAACACTAACATCTATAAGAGAAAAAATAGTAGATGCTCTGCCAAAAAATTTAAAGTTAGCTATATCTGGTGGTATAGGTTTATTTATAGCTTTAGTAGGATTTAAGTCTGGAGGAATAATAGTTGCAAATCCGGCGACACTTATAAGCTTTGGAGACTTTACAAATCCAAGAACTATATTAACTGTAATAGGTATTTGTATAACAGCTATTTTGATGGCTAAAAATACTAAAGGTTCTATATTAATAGGTATAATTGTTACTACATTAATAGGAATACCTTTTGGAGTGACAAAGGTGGCAGGGGTAAGTGTTATATCCGCACCACCATCTTTAGCACCAACTTTTTTGAAGCTAGATTTACCAGGACTTTTAGGTTTTGGAGGGGCAGGAATAATTGGGGCTTTAATGAGTATATTAACAGTGGTTATATCTTTTAGTTTAGTAGATATGTTTGATACTATAGGAACTTTAGTTGGAACAGCGGAAAAAGCAGGGATGCTTGATGAAAATGGAAAAATGGAAGATTTAAATAAAGCACTTTTAGCAGATGCAGTAGCTACTACAGCAGGAGCTTTAATTGGAACAAGTACTGTTACTACTTATGTAGAATCTACAGCAGGAGTATCGGAAGGTGGAAGAACGGGTTTAACATCTTTTGTTACAGCTATTATGTTTTTATTAGCAATGTTTTTTAGTGGACTTGTAGGAATAGTTCCAGCAGAAGCTACAGCACCAGCACTTATAATAGTAGGTGTATTAATGATGGGCGCTATAACAAAAATAGATTTCAATGATTTCACAGAAGCCCTACCAGCTTTCTTTACTATATCAATAATGCCATTTAGTTATAGCATTGCGAATGGTATAGCAGCAGGAATAATATTTTATCCAATAGTTAAGGTAGTTACAGGTAAGAGAAAAGAAGTTCACCCAATAGTTTATATATTGGCCATATTATTCATAATCAGATTTACAATTCTTCCTAAATAA
- a CDS encoding ABC transporter substrate-binding protein — MIKKISKQFTILTLILLIVFSFSGCANKTQTTSNNYKTITDQAGREVKIPGKIEKIYCTSPVGSLFIYSLCPEKLVAWNNKIPEKSLNYLTSDMAKLPVAGSLQGKKSGNIEEISKLKPDIVISMGDINDSTISGVEKFQKQSNIPFILVDGKMDKLPEAYKFVGDLLNKKEKAKELALYCEKTLKSSKEITNNIKEDKKIKVYYAEGPKGLETDPEGSLHSEVITYAGGKNVANFPVKHGSRNTVSMEQIISWNPDVIVSDSNAFNDSSWKQVSAVKENKIYIIPTVPFNWFDKPPSINRLIGVRWFQACLYPDLYKGDINKDTKEFFKLFYHKDLSHEEVSDLLKTNISK; from the coding sequence ATGATAAAAAAAATATCAAAACAATTTACAATCTTAACACTAATTTTACTTATTGTATTCTCTTTTTCCGGATGTGCTAATAAAACTCAGACTACTTCGAATAACTATAAAACCATAACAGATCAAGCCGGAAGAGAAGTAAAAATCCCAGGGAAAATAGAAAAAATTTATTGTACAAGCCCCGTAGGATCCCTATTCATCTATTCATTATGTCCTGAAAAACTAGTTGCATGGAATAATAAAATTCCAGAAAAATCTCTAAATTATCTTACTTCAGATATGGCTAAACTACCTGTAGCTGGTAGCCTACAAGGTAAAAAATCAGGCAACATAGAAGAAATATCTAAGTTAAAGCCAGATATAGTAATATCTATGGGAGATATTAACGATTCGACTATATCTGGGGTAGAGAAATTTCAAAAGCAATCAAATATACCTTTTATACTTGTAGATGGCAAAATGGATAAATTACCTGAAGCATATAAATTTGTAGGTGATTTATTAAATAAAAAAGAGAAAGCTAAAGAACTTGCTCTGTATTGTGAAAAAACTCTTAAATCTTCAAAAGAAATCACAAATAATATCAAAGAGGATAAAAAAATAAAAGTTTATTATGCTGAAGGTCCTAAAGGTTTAGAAACAGATCCAGAAGGTTCTCTTCATTCAGAAGTTATAACCTATGCTGGTGGAAAGAATGTAGCTAATTTCCCTGTAAAACATGGCTCACGAAATACTGTATCTATGGAACAGATTATATCTTGGAATCCTGATGTTATTGTTTCAGATTCAAATGCATTTAATGATAGTTCATGGAAACAAGTTTCTGCAGTAAAAGAAAATAAAATATATATAATTCCAACTGTACCCTTTAACTGGTTTGATAAACCACCATCAATCAATAGACTTATAGGAGTAAGATGGTTTCAAGCCTGTCTATATCCGGATTTATATAAAGGAGATATTAATAAAGATACTAAAGAATTTTTTAAACTATTTTATCATAAAGATCTTTCCCATGAGGAAGTTAGTGATCTTTTAAAAACAAATATATCTAAATAA
- a CDS encoding ABC transporter ATP-binding protein, producing MKLEIKKVSFGYDDTILYKNLSFSLNSGEFLCVLGPNGVGKTTFFKAILDILKLKSGEILINDKNINSYSPNELYKYIAYVPQAHTPPFPFTVFDVVLMGRAVYIKEFSSPSKIDKQIAENSLNILGILHLKNKIYTEISGGERQLVLIARAITQEASIIIMDEPTSNLDYGNQIKVLNLIKSLCNNNNKTILISCHNPNHALLYGSKVIIMKKDGLFSFGNPSDEITPKVIKETYGIDIKMINTNISENSQQNICIPFNSDFK from the coding sequence ATGAAATTAGAAATAAAAAAAGTTTCTTTTGGTTATGATGATACCATACTTTATAAAAATTTATCCTTTAGTTTAAATTCAGGAGAATTTCTATGTGTTCTCGGGCCTAATGGCGTTGGGAAGACAACCTTTTTTAAAGCTATATTGGATATTTTAAAATTAAAATCTGGGGAAATATTAATAAATGATAAAAATATAAATTCTTATTCTCCTAATGAATTATATAAATATATAGCTTATGTACCTCAGGCACACACTCCACCTTTTCCTTTTACTGTGTTTGATGTAGTTCTAATGGGTCGTGCTGTATACATAAAAGAATTTTCTTCTCCAAGCAAGATTGATAAACAAATTGCAGAAAACTCTTTGAATATTTTAGGTATATTGCACTTAAAAAATAAAATTTATACAGAAATAAGTGGTGGTGAAAGGCAACTTGTATTAATAGCAAGAGCTATTACTCAAGAAGCTTCTATAATCATAATGGATGAACCTACATCAAATCTTGATTATGGAAATCAAATAAAAGTTTTAAATTTAATAAAATCACTATGTAATAATAACAACAAAACTATACTTATATCTTGTCATAATCCAAATCATGCTCTTTTGTATGGAAGTAAAGTTATTATTATGAAAAAGGACGGCTTATTTTCCTTTGGTAATCCATCTGATGAAATTACTCCTAAAGTTATAAAAGAAACTTATGGAATAGATATAAAAATGATAAATACTAATATTAGTGAAAATTCACAACAAAATATATGTATACCCTTTAATTCTGATTTTAAATAA
- a CDS encoding YdcF family protein: MINNKFKKIFKGFIFFMILAILIITILASKIIYFGVKSQPKKSDCIIILGCKVKGNNPTPFLQWRLDEGLRLYNEGYGKYIIVSGAKGPGENISEAKAMEKYLVQKGVDKNFIILEDKSKNTLENIKFSKKKMEDNNLKSSIIVSNKYHLKRAELLCQKEGIKASYSGVFVKPYMSHEIVGFLREIPALLVYYVKTI; the protein is encoded by the coding sequence ATAATAAATAATAAATTTAAAAAAATATTTAAGGGTTTTATATTTTTTATGATTTTAGCAATTTTAATAATAACGATTTTAGCTTCTAAAATAATATATTTTGGAGTTAAATCACAGCCCAAAAAATCAGATTGTATAATAATATTAGGATGTAAAGTTAAAGGAAATAATCCAACACCTTTTTTACAGTGGAGATTAGATGAAGGATTAAGGCTATATAATGAGGGGTATGGAAAGTATATAATAGTTTCTGGGGCAAAGGGACCAGGTGAAAATATAAGTGAAGCGAAAGCCATGGAAAAATATTTAGTTCAAAAGGGTGTAGATAAGAATTTTATAATATTGGAGGATAAGTCAAAAAATACACTGGAAAATATAAAATTTTCTAAAAAGAAAATGGAGGATAATAATTTGAAATCCTCTATAATAGTATCTAATAAATATCATTTAAAAAGAGCAGAATTGTTATGCCAAAAGGAAGGAATAAAAGCAAGTTATTCGGGAGTTTTTGTAAAACCTTATATGTCCCATGAGATAGTAGGTTTTTTAAGAGAAATACCTGCATTACTGGTATATTATGTTAAAACAATATAA